AAGTAGCTAAAAATCAAATGTTTGTTGACTTCATAGTCCATATTTCATCACAAGTGTTTAAGGCGTAGGACTCCAGTTGATGAGCAATAAGGGAGACGGACAGCATTAGAGGAAAAGCGAATGACCCAGCGCCGAAACAACCACCAGCCAGTGGTCTTTCAGCCCGCGCCGGACGATGCTCAGGGCTTTTACCATGTGCACCTCAACAGTCTTGATTGAAAGGCCCAGCTCCGTCGCAATGTCTTGGTACTTACAGCCTTCAAACCGGCTCAGCAGGAATACTTTGCGACACTGCGGAGGCAGCGATTCCACCAGCGATTCGAGTTTGTGCGCCACTTCTTCAAACTGAAGCACCTGATCCGGCCGCTGGCTGAGCGCCCCCTCCCGAACCTCGGCGGTTTCAATGCCGTCAAGCTTCTGAAACTCCAGCCGGAGGTAGTTGTAGGCTTCGTTCCGGACGCTGCGGAAAAGGTAAAGGCGGTACGACGAAGTGACGGTTGCGTAGGCCCGGGTTTTCCAGAACTTACAGAAGACATCGCTCACCAGATCTTCCGCCGTTTCTTTCGAGTACACGTACCGCACGGCGTGGCTGCACAGCGCCTGATGGTATCGCCGAAACAGCAGTTCACAGCCTTTCTGCGGATTTTCTTCAAACGTCCGCCGGATAAACAGTTCCGTATCGTTGAGCGCCGGTTTTCCGTCCAGTCCATCATCTGGATCATTTTGATCCAGCGGTGTTGTATTTAGCGGAAGTTGCTGACTGGGGAAATCGATTCTTGGGTGAGCTTGCATAGTCCTGGCGTAACCTTAATTATCCCTCTAAAAGTCAATTCTGTATTTATAAAGACAACTTTCACCCAAAACCACCTTAGTTCTTTTTAAAAAAATCTGAAAAAAGTTAAAATAACTTGATTAGACCCCTCAGACGGGTTGTCAGACACCGTTCTGTTTTCGTCCGCCAGAAAAGCCGGACGTTGGACGGTGGTGTTGGCAAATTGGGAGTTATGCGATACTTTGCAGTCGTTTGAGGGCCTTCTGGAAGGAATTGCCTGATCTTTACAGCGCGGGATCTTTCTCCTGAAAACAGATCTGAAGATCGGTGTAAAACCGGAGCCATTTTACGTTCATTATCCATGCAACTGCTTATCACTGCCCTTGCGCCGACGGACTATCCTGAAGTTGTGGACGTTTGGGAAGCTTCCGTGCGGCCAACGCATCGCTTTCTGACGGAAGAAGATATTCAATTCTTCAAACCCCTGATTTTGAATGAATACCTGAAAACCGTTGCCCTGGTGGGCGTGCGGGATGAGCAGGGTAACCTGATGGGTTTTCTGGGAACGGCGCAGGACAAAATTGAGATGTTGTTTGTTCACCCGGCGGCTATGGGGAAAGGGATCGGGAAAACGCTCATGGATTACGCCATTCACCAACTGGAGGCCACAAAAGTAGACGTCAACGAAGATAATCCGCAGGCTGTCGGTTTTTATAAACACCGGGGTTTTCAGGTTCTGAGCCGCTCGGAGGTGGACCCCGCCGGCAAACCGTTCCCAATCCTGCACATGGCCCTGGTGAAGTAGCCGCTGCCCTTCACCAGGGTTCCGGAAATGCTCGTTTACAAATCAGCGATGCTGTTATGCGTCAGGGCATTGCCTGCTTCATCCAGCGGAATGTAGGGGTTGTAGGCAATTTCCAGAACGTTGCCTTCCACATCGGAGAAATAAAAGAAGTAGCCGCCAAAAAACGCTTCCGTCGGTTCCTGATACAGGGCTACCTTTCGCGCTTTCAATTTCGCAAACCATTCATCAACCTCCGCTCGGGTCGGCACGTTGTAACTGATCGTAAAAGCGCGAAAACCCGTTCCGTCGGGCTTGACGCCAATCAGCGGAGCGAGTTGTTCTTTTTTACAGATGCTAAACAGAAAGCCGTTGCATTTGATAAACAGAATATCCTGATTTTCAGCAACCGGCTCCCAGCCGAGCGTCTCCACGTAAAATTGTCGCATGGCCGGCAAATCGTCAGCCGCGAGCGTAATCACACTGATTCGTTGTTGCATTGAAAGGTTGTCTTTTCGTTGTTAACGGCATAAGCGGGCGGGGTGCCTGCGGAATAGCTCCGGTTTGCGAAGGTAGTCCGCCTTTGCATATCAATACGATAGCCCCGGTGTTTTCTTCATGTATTCGTCGGTGGTCAATTGCGTCAGCAGAAAGCCCGCTACGTCGGCGCGGGAAATTTTCAGGGTCAGCGATTTGGCGTCGCCGGAGAACCCGTGCCGGTAGTTTCCCGTTGCCGCCCCATCCGTAAAAGCCGCCGGGCGAACAATGGTCCAGTCGAGGTTGCTTTGCCGGACGTACTTTTCCTGCAATTCGTGGTCTTTCATCGCTTCTTTCAGCAAAAAACCAAACATGATGTACTTCCAGAAGAAATTCAGGTTGCCCCTGCTGTCGCCCGCTCCCAGAGTCGTCTGACAAACGAGCCGTTTGGTACCGGTTTTCTCCATTGCCCGGATGATGTTTTTCGTTCCTTCTGAGCGAACCGTTCCTTTGCGTCCGGCCCCGAGCGCACACACAACCGCGTCGTGACCCTTTACCGCCTGCTCCACCGACGCGGGGTTTAACGCATCGCCCTGGTGAATGGTCAACCGCGCCGGTGGCAGATCCTGCAAAACCGCCGGATTGCGGGCAAAAGCCGTAACGGTATGTCCCTGAGCCAGCGCCTGAGCAACGACCAGGCGCCCTACACTTCCTGTTGATCCAAAGATGATGAGTCTCATAGTTGTTGTCGTTTGTTGCGACAAAACTAGCTGAGCTTCACAGGCCGAAATAGAACGAAACCGACAGCCGCAATTTAGTAGATAAAAGACCGGTTTTCGGCAAACGGGTCGGCAAACCGGTGCAGATTCAGCGGGGAAAAACCGGTAAATTCCTTGAAAGAGCGAATGAAGTGCGACTGGTCAGCGTAACCGTTGTCAAAGGCAACATCGGATAGCTTCTCGTAACTCCGGCTGTTCAATTGCCGGAGCGTGGATTGAAACCGGCAGATTCGGGCAAACAGGCGGGGAGAAATGCCAACGTACTGCTCAAACCGTCGCTCAAACGTTCGTTCCGATACGGCCAGGGTTTTCTGCAACTCCGGGAGGGACGTATGACCGTTGGAAACCTGAATCCGGCTGACGGCAAAATCCAGCATCCGATCGGCTTTGGGATGGTTGAGCTGGAGCATTCGGAGTAAACAGGATGCTATCGTTTCGGCTTGTTCGGTTACCGAATCGGTGTGAGAAAGACCTTCCAGCAGCGGAACCCCGGAAAGGGTGGGCAACGGGCCCAGATCAAAACAGGTGTCGGTCAGTTCATCGGCTTTGATGCCCAGCAACGGCCGGATGGCGTAGGGATGCAGCAAAAAAATAAGGATCCGGAACCGCCCACCGGTTGTCATGTGCACCGGTTTTAGCGTTTGCCCATACAGAAAAACGGATAGAGACGAATAATAATCCTCATTCAGCGAAAGGCCCTGTTCCGACTGCTGAAAGAAAATGCCCGGGCAGCCATCGGCAAAAAACCGGAACGAATTCGACGAGATGACGTGCTCACAACCTTCCAGAACCAGAATGTCTTTCAGGTATGGTCGCAAAGCCGCGTGGCGATTGATGAGTGGCTGTACCATGCCGTTTGCCGTTAGGTGTTCCCGAAGCTATTGAAATGAAAACCATAACGCAACCGATAGGTGTTGAGCGGCTATTTTCTCATGTCCAGTTTTGCCAAAACGCGTGGCCCGTTCCACGCCGGACGCTCCGCATTTGATAAATGCTCCAAAATAATTTTGAAAAATTTTGCCGCCATTTTTCAACCTTTGAAACAACTTGTCCTGTTTCTTGTTATTAGTATATCTCTCACTCGAAGTAAGGATATGGACGGAAACGTGAATTATCCTTACCCATTGAGTGAACAGAAGCCAGACGACGAAAGCGTCTGGCTTTTTTTGTTACATCAGTTTCCAGAGCAGCGCCTGAAGCCCTATTAATTGATCGAAGCGCCGGCCATTCTGGGGTTGTGGCCGCCGGGGATTGAATGGATGACGAAAACCGTTAGGTGGGATCGCTGCGCACAGCGGCCAGAAAATCGGTTACGTTGCCCGTCAGCAATCCGGCGTAACGCGTAATCTTTTCCAGCGGCCAGTCCCACCAGGCGATTTCCAGCAGTTCGGCAACGGTTTCTTCTTTAAATCGGGAGCGAATGATCCGCCCGGGGTTGCCACCAACAATGCTGTAGGGCGAAATGTCGCGGGTGACAACCGAATAGGAACCGATGATGGCCCCGTGGCCAATCGTGACTCCGGGTAAAATGCTGGCCCGGTACCCCAGCCAGACGTCGTTGCCAATGACGGTATCCCCTTTTACCGGGTACGCTTTGCCGTCCATCGCCGTGGCCCAGTCCCCGCCAAAAATGGCAAAGGGATACGAACTGACCGCATCCACCAGGTGATTGGCCCCGTTCATGATAAATTCCACGCCGGACGCAATCATGCAGAATTTGCCGATCGTCAGCCGGTCGCAGGTAAAATCAAAGAGGTAGCGGATGTTTTTCTGAAAATTTTCGACCGACTCAAAGTCATCGTAATACGTATAATCGCCAACGGTAACCTGCGGATGCCTGACCACATTTTTCAGGAAACACAACCGCTCATAACCGGCCAGCGGAAAAACAGTAGACGGATCGACAAGTGCCATCATCAGAAAGATTTTGGCAAGAATACGGCGTCAGAGCGGTAAAATCAACCCAAAGGTCCGGTGACGGGTGAATCACGTTCATCCATCCGGCAGGTTTTTGTGCAACGTTCCGGCGAAAAGGGCGGCTTTTTCGGAGCGCTTTGCGGGTTCCGCCCCTCCTGTTAATTTTAC
This Larkinella insperata DNA region includes the following protein-coding sequences:
- a CDS encoding RNA polymerase sigma-70 factor codes for the protein MQAHPRIDFPSQQLPLNTTPLDQNDPDDGLDGKPALNDTELFIRRTFEENPQKGCELLFRRYHQALCSHAVRYVYSKETAEDLVSDVFCKFWKTRAYATVTSSYRLYLFRSVRNEAYNYLRLEFQKLDGIETAEVREGALSQRPDQVLQFEEVAHKLESLVESLPPQCRKVFLLSRFEGCKYQDIATELGLSIKTVEVHMVKALSIVRRGLKDHWLVVVSALGHSLFL
- a CDS encoding GNAT family N-acetyltransferase gives rise to the protein MQLLITALAPTDYPEVVDVWEASVRPTHRFLTEEDIQFFKPLILNEYLKTVALVGVRDEQGNLMGFLGTAQDKIEMLFVHPAAMGKGIGKTLMDYAIHQLEATKVDVNEDNPQAVGFYKHRGFQVLSRSEVDPAGKPFPILHMALVK
- a CDS encoding VOC family protein, whose amino-acid sequence is MQQRISVITLAADDLPAMRQFYVETLGWEPVAENQDILFIKCNGFLFSICKKEQLAPLIGVKPDGTGFRAFTISYNVPTRAEVDEWFAKLKARKVALYQEPTEAFFGGYFFYFSDVEGNVLEIAYNPYIPLDEAGNALTHNSIADL
- a CDS encoding NAD(P)-dependent oxidoreductase, whose product is MRLIIFGSTGSVGRLVVAQALAQGHTVTAFARNPAVLQDLPPARLTIHQGDALNPASVEQAVKGHDAVVCALGAGRKGTVRSEGTKNIIRAMEKTGTKRLVCQTTLGAGDSRGNLNFFWKYIMFGFLLKEAMKDHELQEKYVRQSNLDWTIVRPAAFTDGAATGNYRHGFSGDAKSLTLKISRADVAGFLLTQLTTDEYMKKTPGLSY
- a CDS encoding AraC family transcriptional regulator gives rise to the protein MVQPLINRHAALRPYLKDILVLEGCEHVISSNSFRFFADGCPGIFFQQSEQGLSLNEDYYSSLSVFLYGQTLKPVHMTTGGRFRILIFLLHPYAIRPLLGIKADELTDTCFDLGPLPTLSGVPLLEGLSHTDSVTEQAETIASCLLRMLQLNHPKADRMLDFAVSRIQVSNGHTSLPELQKTLAVSERTFERRFEQYVGISPRLFARICRFQSTLRQLNSRSYEKLSDVAFDNGYADQSHFIRSFKEFTGFSPLNLHRFADPFAENRSFIY
- a CDS encoding CatB-related O-acetyltransferase, yielding MMALVDPSTVFPLAGYERLCFLKNVVRHPQVTVGDYTYYDDFESVENFQKNIRYLFDFTCDRLTIGKFCMIASGVEFIMNGANHLVDAVSSYPFAIFGGDWATAMDGKAYPVKGDTVIGNDVWLGYRASILPGVTIGHGAIIGSYSVVTRDISPYSIVGGNPGRIIRSRFKEETVAELLEIAWWDWPLEKITRYAGLLTGNVTDFLAAVRSDPT